CGCTCGTAGACGGTCATCATCATTGTGTTGAGGATAACCACACCGCCGATGAGCAGCGCAAAGAGAACAACCACATCGGTCATGGCTTCCATGCTCTGCATATCATTGGTGTTCTGGGCAAACTCACTGCTGAGCGACACCGACACATCGTCGAAGCGATGCTGAATCGCCTCCTGCACGTAGTCAACCTGGGAAGCATCGTGGACATCCACCAAAACATAGCTAACTTGCCGGGGCCGGTTGAAGATCAACTGAACTTCCCTCATGCCCATGATGACCCCAGCTTCTTCCCACAGAACGCCCGTCTCGAAGATTCCGGTGATGCGGTAGACATTGTTACTGACCTGGATGGTGTCACCCACCTCTTTTTTCAATGTGTCCGCCGCGCCGCGGCCCATAATGACCTCGTTAGGCCGCCGAATCGGCGCGCCCTCAACAATGTCGTAGTGGCGCATGCCGGGACTATTGGGATCAAGTCCCGTCACAACGAAAAAAGGTAGCCCCGGCAATGTCGTGACACTGAGCATCATCCCCGATACCGACTCCACTTCGGGCATGTTGGAAATGGCCCGAACAACACGCTCATCGATTGCCGAAAGAGACATATCGGGAACATCCTTCTGCATGAGCATCAGATCACCGGTGGCACTGCCGCCGGCAAGGTTGTTGAGCTGGCTGATCATGCCTGCACTGAGGCCATTCAGAGCCACCAGGGCTGCAACGCCAACGCCGATGCCCAACACGGTTAACACCGTGCGCGTCTTGCGACGACCCAGATCGCGCAGGACCGGGGGCATTCGCAGCCGGGCTTTCTTCTCTTCCCCATCCTCCTTCGGTTTGCGTCCGGCGGAAGCCCCTCCTTCATAGCGTAACGCCTCGATTGGCGTCAACTTACTTGCCCACCATGCGGGATAAATGCCTCCCACCGTGCCCAGCAGCAATGCTGTTGCCATACCCTGAAAAGCCAGCTTCGGCGTAAGAAGGTGACCACCAAAGAAGGAGCCGTATCCGGGCGCGCTGCCAGCGGCCGCCACCATGGCCATTCCCATCAAAATGCCTAACACCCCGCCGAAAAAGCTGAGCAACAAGGCCTCTCCCAGGATCATGCCCATCACCCGGCCCCGACCCCATCCCAGTGCTCTCAACACACCGACCTCGCGGGTTCGCTCGAAGACGGACATCACCATGGTATTCATCATGCCGAGACCGCCGATGATGACGGCGATGGCTGCGATTCCCCAGGCCATGCCTTCCACCATACCGGTCCATTCCTCAGCCGTCTCGTTGCCCGATCCCTTCGAGAAGGAGAGATCGGAAAAACGGGTGCGAAGACGCTCCAGCGCGACATCGATATTCTCTGCGCGGCGCAGTTTGATCTGATAGGCATTGACCTTGCGAGGCTTGCTGGCGATATCCTGAGCATCTTCCAGGGTAACGACCGCACCCCCTTCTTCCAGGCCCTGGCCGGTTTCATAGATACCAACCACCTGATAGGGCGTCCCGTAGATGCGAAGTGTGTCGCCTACCCCCTTATTTAAGTCTTCGGCTGCCTGCTTCCCAAGGGCCATCTGGCGCGACGCGCTGACCGGTTTTCCCTCGATGATCCGGTAGTGCCGTACGGCAAGGGAGTTGGGCTCATAGCCAAAGACCATCAAAAAGGGAGTGGTCTCGCTCTGCACCCAGATAACCACGGCGGGGTCGACAACCTCCACATCGGGTACTGCCCGCAATTGTTCGTCAAGATTTTCGTCCAGGGCACTGAAACTGACGTCGATGGCATCCTTTTGCGATACCGTGATGTCTGCGTTTGGGTTTGATAACACCGACCCATAGCTTTCGATCAAGTTGCCGGCGATGGCACCCATGGCCACAACGGCAGCAACGCCAATAGCGATGCCAATCACAGTCAGGAATGTTCTGGTTTTTCGCTGCCAAAGGTTTTTCAATAACACTGCGAAACTCGATTCTTGCTAAGGTGTTTCCAGTACGGGTGCAAACACCAGGCGATCCTGCTCATCCAGCAAATCCAGGGCCTGGTGACCCAGCAGCTCAAACATCCTCGGAATGACTATGTCTGTCCGCATGTGCTGCTCAACCACAAAAGAGAGCAGGGGATTGGCCGTCCAGGCAGCCTTGGCATCAGCTGAGTCCAGTTGCTGGCTCACCAATGCCTGCGTGCTGTCTACTGTCAGCAGCAACCCCTGGGTACCCAGCTGCCCTGCATCATCCAG
The sequence above is drawn from the Chloroflexota bacterium genome and encodes:
- a CDS encoding FtsX-like permease family protein — its product is MLLKNLWQRKTRTFLTVIGIAIGVAAVVAMGAIAGNLIESYGSVLSNPNADITVSQKDAIDVSFSALDENLDEQLRAVPDVEVVDPAVVIWVQSETTPFLMVFGYEPNSLAVRHYRIIEGKPVSASRQMALGKQAAEDLNKGVGDTLRIYGTPYQVVGIYETGQGLEEGGAVVTLEDAQDIASKPRKVNAYQIKLRRAENIDVALERLRTRFSDLSFSKGSGNETAEEWTGMVEGMAWGIAAIAVIIGGLGMMNTMVMSVFERTREVGVLRALGWGRGRVMGMILGEALLLSFFGGVLGILMGMAMVAAAGSAPGYGSFFGGHLLTPKLAFQGMATALLLGTVGGIYPAWWASKLTPIEALRYEGGASAGRKPKEDGEEKKARLRMPPVLRDLGRRKTRTVLTVLGIGVGVAALVALNGLSAGMISQLNNLAGGSATGDLMLMQKDVPDMSLSAIDERVVRAISNMPEVESVSGMMLSVTTLPGLPFFVVTGLDPNSPGMRHYDIVEGAPIRRPNEVIMGRGAADTLKKEVGDTIQVSNNVYRITGIFETGVLWEEAGVIMGMREVQLIFNRPRQVSYVLVDVHDASQVDYVQEAIQHRFDDVSVSLSSEFAQNTNDMQSMEAMTDVVVLFALLIGGVVILNTMMMTVYERTREIGTLRALGWRKRRIIGMVVQEAILLSALAGVVGIGLGMLLTKSAGLTPLGAQLQGEYSLGLFVETMLIAVFLGVLGGVYPAWRASRLSPVEALRYE